Part of the Virgibacillus necropolis genome, CCTAGATCTCTGTTAATACATAATACTTGTTCCTTCGTTCCCGTCATCGAGTTAATCTCATTCCATGTTTACAAGGAATTATTTTTTTTATATTGCCGACAATCATATAACGTTTTAGCTAGTTGGTCAACAGGTTTTTTGAAGTTTTTTGATATTTTCAATAAGTCCAAATAATTGTATGCGCTTACAACGTTTGTACGATTGAAAAAGCTATTGATTAAATACTTTGTTACAATTTTATAACAAAAAAATGACCTCAGTTAAAAAACTGAAGCCATTCTTTGCATGCATATCCTCTATTTAGTTAAAAAATCTGTTATCGCGCCTTTTGATGAACAGGAAACATTATGTGCATACTTCCCTAAAACACCTTTTTTATATAAGGCTGGGGCTTGCCATCCCTTGCGACGACTTTCTAGCTCATCTTCAGAAACATCACAAGATATCTCTTTTTTGTCTGAGTCTATCGTTACTAGATCTCCTTCTTTTAGCAATGCAATTGGTCCGCCGTCTTGCGCTTCTGGCGAGATGTGCCCAACGACTAAGCCGTGTGTCCCACCCGAAAATCTACCATCGGTTAATAAGGCAACTTTTTCGTCCATTCCTTTTCCAACTAATATGCTTGAAATGGACAGCATTTCAGGCATTCCTGGGCCACCTTTTGGACCAACATAACGAATGATGATTACATCCCCATCGTTAATTTTATTATCCATTACAGCAGCTGTAGCTTCTTTTTCATTATCAAACACGCGAGCCGGACCTGTATGCCTTTTTACCTTAACACCCGAAACTTTCGCCACAGCGCCAGTTGGTGATAAGTTACCTTTTAACACGATTAATGGACCATCAATACGTTTTGGGTTATCAAATGGCATAATTACTTTTTGGCCTTCCTCTAGTGATGGTGCCTCCGCTAAATTCTCAGCAACAGTTTTACCTGTTACAGTTAAACAATCTCCATGGAGATATCCCGCCTCATAAAGGAGTTTCATAACAGCTTGTACTCCTCCAACTCGATGTAAATCTTGCATAACAAATCTACCACTTGGTTTTAAATCGGCAATATGTGGAGTTTTCTCTTGAATTCTATTAAAATCATCAATCGTTAAATCTACGCCAATAGCATGAGAAATAGACAATAGATGCAAGATAGCATTCGTCGATCCTCCAAGTGCCATAACAACTGTAATTGCATTTTCGAATGCTTCTTTCGTCATAATATCTTTAGGATAAATATCTTTTTCTAGTAAATGATAAACTGCTTTACCAGCAGCAACACAATCGTTTACTTTGTTAATTGTTTCCGCTGGGTTTGAAGAGCTCCCCGGTAAGCTCATCCCCATAGCTTCAACTGCCGAGGCCATGGTATTTGCCGTATACATACCCCCACACGATCCAGCTCCAGGACATGCATGACACTCAATTGACCTTAATTCGCCGTCATCTATATTCCCGTTATTGTGTTGGCCAACACCCTCAAACACGGACACAATATCAATGTCTTTACCATTGTGTGATCCAGGGGCAATCGTACCACCATAAACAAAAACCGCTGGAACCTCTGAATTCGCAATGGCAATCATACAGCCAGGAATATTTTTGTCACAACCTCCAATGGCAACTAATCCATCTAAATTCTCCGCGCCTACCACTGTTTCAATCGAATCTGCTATCACATCACGACTTGGTAGCGAATAACGCATCCCTTGTGTCCCCATTGAAATACCATCTGAAACAGTAATTGTATTAAATATTAATGGTACACCACCAGCTTCTTTTGCACCTTCTTTTGCATTGGCAGCTAAATCATTAATATGTATATTACATGGCGTAACTTCGCTCCAAGTACTAGCAATCCCAATCATTGGCTTTTTAAAGTCTTCATCAGACACACCAACTGCTCGAAGCATCGCACGGTTTGGTGCCTTCATAGAACCTTCACTAAAAACCTTACTTTTTATACGTAAATCTTTTTTCATCTTGTTTCCCACCCTTCTTTCGAATAATTATATGACTTATTTTCCTATTGTTCAATGTATTTATTTTATTAAAAAATTGAAATCAATACTCGTAGTCGGTTAAGCGTTTACACCCATTTTTATACATTTACAAAATCCTCAAAATACATTGACAACAACTATAGATTTGCTATGATGAATAAAAATTAGACTCAAAGTCAAGAGGATATACTTATGTTGCGTAACTTTTCACCCTTTTTACCAATAAACAAAGAAAAGGGTGAAAAGTTTTTTTATTCGATAATAATCGGGAGTGACACAGGCACTCCCAACAAAGGAGAGTTTACATATGCTACCAGATCAACAGTTATTACGAATACCTGGCCCTAGTCCAATACCACCCAGTGTACAACGTGCGATGAGCCAGCCGATAATTGGGCATCGGGGTCAAGAAACAAAAGAATTATTGCAAAGGATTAAGCCCAGACTAAAGCCACTATTTGGAACGACACAAGATGTCTTCATCATTACAGGAAGCGG contains:
- the ilvD gene encoding dihydroxy-acid dehydratase translates to MKKDLRIKSKVFSEGSMKAPNRAMLRAVGVSDEDFKKPMIGIASTWSEVTPCNIHINDLAANAKEGAKEAGGVPLIFNTITVSDGISMGTQGMRYSLPSRDVIADSIETVVGAENLDGLVAIGGCDKNIPGCMIAIANSEVPAVFVYGGTIAPGSHNGKDIDIVSVFEGVGQHNNGNIDDGELRSIECHACPGAGSCGGMYTANTMASAVEAMGMSLPGSSSNPAETINKVNDCVAAGKAVYHLLEKDIYPKDIMTKEAFENAITVVMALGGSTNAILHLLSISHAIGVDLTIDDFNRIQEKTPHIADLKPSGRFVMQDLHRVGGVQAVMKLLYEAGYLHGDCLTVTGKTVAENLAEAPSLEEGQKVIMPFDNPKRIDGPLIVLKGNLSPTGAVAKVSGVKVKRHTGPARVFDNEKEATAAVMDNKINDGDVIIIRYVGPKGGPGMPEMLSISSILVGKGMDEKVALLTDGRFSGGTHGLVVGHISPEAQDGGPIALLKEGDLVTIDSDKKEISCDVSEDELESRRKGWQAPALYKKGVLGKYAHNVSCSSKGAITDFLTK